A part of Pantoea vagans genomic DNA contains:
- a CDS encoding glycosyltransferase family 2 protein gives MNTSVGTVGIVMPMYNARQTVLRAVQSVINQHYTDWHLYLVNDKSTDDSLEFVREHCQDPRITILDNAVNMGAAETRNVGLRAATEEIIAFLDSDDEWHADKLSQQVAAIAAGDDFVITEYHYKTRKAEHDITYSKPYLQQENFVKKQYRVCFSSVCFRRPPQGLFFQRKGHEDFLFLYELFTRYKQARVIQTILVNYYELGDSLSRNKNKAAQWHLELLRIIYKNNPLKIYYYYAWYMVNGVLFTLKHR, from the coding sequence ATGAATACTTCTGTTGGAACCGTTGGCATTGTCATGCCTATGTATAATGCACGTCAGACGGTATTACGCGCTGTGCAATCGGTTATCAATCAGCACTATACCGACTGGCACCTCTATCTGGTCAACGATAAGTCCACGGATGACTCGCTGGAATTTGTGCGTGAGCATTGTCAGGATCCGCGCATTACCATTCTGGATAATGCGGTCAACATGGGCGCAGCAGAGACCCGCAACGTTGGACTACGCGCGGCGACTGAAGAGATTATCGCTTTTCTCGACAGCGACGATGAGTGGCATGCCGATAAGCTGAGCCAGCAGGTTGCGGCCATCGCGGCCGGTGATGATTTTGTGATTACCGAATATCACTATAAAACCCGCAAGGCCGAGCACGACATTACCTACAGCAAACCGTACCTGCAGCAGGAAAACTTTGTGAAGAAGCAGTATCGCGTCTGCTTTTCTTCCGTCTGTTTCCGCCGTCCACCTCAGGGGCTTTTCTTCCAGCGCAAAGGCCACGAAGATTTCCTGTTTTTGTATGAATTATTCACCCGCTATAAGCAGGCACGCGTAATTCAGACGATTCTGGTCAACTATTACGAATTAGGCGATTCCCTTTCACGTAATAAGAACAAAGCCGCCCAGTGGCACCTTGAATTATTAAGAATTATCTATAAAAACAATCCTTTAAAAATCTATTACTATTACGCCTGGTATATGGTGAATGGTGTGCTGTTTACCCTTAAGCATCGTTAA
- a CDS encoding glycosyltransferase, with protein MKKIVLVIKDAYSYAGTENICNFMSECLGETHDVTIYSLEGSGKTFYPFEHVREIVSFEGQSNPIKSAVARINEEGFDTVFLISMGRLSVMFAFWNLLAMKKKRGKAYACEHIAINSFSKPIKFLKFLLLRYYDRVIVLTEKDHQVFSRWRIPSKPIPNPVVYKGYQRQTRHRQALAVGRLDNQKGFDLLLDIWRDFARTHADWTLVIAGDGELRQQLHDQAAVLGITDSVKFVGKVSNINDYYRDSDMALMTSRYEGLPLVLLEAKSWSLPVVAYDCPTGPQEIINHSEDGFLVPMNDKATFLARMEQLATDDALFYAMSEKTKQTALKFDGNQIKQSWLSLV; from the coding sequence ATGAAAAAAATTGTCCTGGTGATCAAAGATGCTTATTCGTATGCGGGCACCGAGAACATCTGTAACTTTATGTCAGAGTGTCTTGGCGAAACGCATGACGTCACCATCTACTCGCTGGAAGGCAGCGGTAAAACCTTTTATCCGTTTGAGCATGTCAGAGAGATCGTCAGCTTCGAAGGGCAGAGCAACCCGATTAAAAGCGCGGTAGCGCGCATCAACGAAGAGGGTTTCGATACCGTCTTTCTGATCAGCATGGGTCGCCTGAGCGTGATGTTCGCTTTCTGGAATCTGCTGGCCATGAAGAAGAAGCGTGGCAAAGCCTACGCCTGCGAACATATAGCCATTAACTCCTTCAGCAAACCGATTAAGTTCCTCAAGTTTCTGCTGCTGCGCTACTACGACCGCGTGATTGTTCTGACCGAAAAAGATCATCAGGTGTTCAGCCGCTGGCGCATTCCCAGCAAGCCTATCCCCAACCCGGTGGTATACAAAGGCTATCAGCGTCAGACCCGCCATCGTCAGGCGCTGGCGGTGGGCCGTCTGGATAACCAGAAGGGCTTTGATCTGCTGCTGGATATCTGGCGCGACTTCGCCCGTACGCATGCCGACTGGACGCTGGTGATTGCCGGTGACGGCGAACTGCGTCAGCAACTGCACGACCAGGCGGCCGTGCTGGGCATTACCGACAGCGTGAAGTTTGTCGGCAAGGTCAGCAATATCAATGACTACTATCGCGACAGCGACATGGCGCTGATGACGTCGCGCTATGAAGGTTTGCCACTGGTGCTGCTGGAAGCGAAATCCTGGTCACTGCCGGTGGTGGCGTATGACTGCCCGACCGGGCCACAGGAGATCATCAACCACAGTGAAGATGGGTTCCTGGTCCCGATGAATGACAAAGCCACGTTTCTGGCCCGAATGGAGCAGCTTGCCACCGATGATGCGCTGTTCTATGCCATGAGCGAAAAAACCAAACAAACCGCGCTGAAATTCGACGGTAACCAGATTAAGCAAAGCTGGCTGTCATTGGTTTAA